A region from the Arachis ipaensis cultivar K30076 chromosome B01, Araip1.1, whole genome shotgun sequence genome encodes:
- the LOC107644200 gene encoding cysteine-rich receptor-like protein kinase 2 has protein sequence MGDDTIYGMFQCRRYLSNTDCAACVAAATADILSCSGGISSHLVYDGCSLRYGPFSFFTEAIRGVNGILCGNQTSKGETNKDDFSEEVKQVLNKLQIATPKIPNYYAATKTQSIYAIAQCVETVSANSEVPGATKLKAPINYKYNDLKAATNNFNEENRLGGGGFGNVYKGTLKNGKVIAVKKLFSGQSKKLEDDFESEVKFLSNVHHRNLVRLLGFCNKGQERIIVYEYMTNGSLDKLLFGKEKGCLNWKQRYDMVLGTARGLAYLHEEFYVSIIHRDIKSGNILLDHELQPKISDFGLARFLPSDQSKLNTRFAGTLGYTAPEYTIYGQLSEKVDTYSYGIVVLEIISGQKSTEIVKNNYNDDDDHEYLIKQAWKLYEQGKHLELVDKNLDPNDYDVEEVKRVIEIALMCTQASPSKRPKMSQVVVLLTSKAQLENLQPSMPVFIESNLKSQGSNFGSNATVSSDSILSAR, from the exons ATGGGAGATGACACTATATATGGCATGTTCCAATGTAGAAGATACCTTTCTAACACCGATTGCGCCGCCTGCGTCGCCGCTGCCACTGCAGATATCCTTAGTTGCTCCGGTGGGATTAGTTCCCATCTAGTATACGATGGGTGCTCCCTCAG ATATGGACCATTCAGCTTCTTCACTGAGGCCATTCGTGGTGTCAATGGTATTCTTTGTGGAAATCAAACTTCAAAGGGAGAAACCAATAAGGATGATTTTAGTGAGGAAGTAAAACAAGTGCTAAACAAGCTACAAATAGCAACACCCAAAATCCCTAATTACTATGCAGCAACAAAGACACAATCAATCTATGCTATTGCACAATGTGTTGAAACTGTTTCAGCAAATA GTGAAGTACCAGGAGCAACCAAGTTGAAAGCGCCAATTAACTATAAATACAATGATTTAAAAGCTGCAACAAACAATTTTAATGAAGAAAATAGACTAGGAGGAGGTGGCTTTGGCAATGTATACAAG GGAACTTTGAAAAATGGTAAAGTTATTGCGGTGAAGAAATTGTTCTCAGGTCAATCCAAGAAGTTGGAGGATGACTTTGAAAGTGAAGTGAAGTTTCTAAGTAATGTTCATCACCGAAACCTTGTTAGACTCCTTGGATTCTGCAATAAAGGCCAAGAGAGAATAATAGTTTATGAATACATGACAAATGGCAGTCTTGATAAATTGTTATTTG GTAAGGAAAAAGGTTGCCTAAATTGGAAGCAACGTTATGATATGGTTTTAGGCACAGCAAGGGGATTGGCCTATCTACATGAAGAGTTTTATGTTTCAATCATACATAGAGATATCAAAAGTGGCAACATCCTCTTAGACCATGAACTTCAGCCCAAAATTTCTGATTTTGGGTTGGCAAGGTTTCTTCCAAGTGACCAATCCAAACTCAATACAAGATTTGCAGGAACATT GGGATACACAGCACCTGAATATACAATTTACGGCCAATTATCAGAAAAAGTTGATACATACAGCTATGGTATTGTAGTTCTAGAAATTATAAGTGGTCAAAAGAGTACCGAAATAGTGAAAAATAATTATAATGATGATGACGACCATGAATATCTTATCAAACAa GCATGGAAACTTTATGAGCAAGGCAAGCACCTGGAGTTAGTGGATAAGAATTTAGACCCTAATGACTATGAtgtggaagaagtgaagagagtTATAGAGATTGCTTTAATGTGCACTCAAGCATCACCATCAAAGAGGCCCAAAATGTCTCAAGTAGTAGTCTTACTCACAAGCAAGGCCCAACTTGAGAATTTGCAACCTTCAATGCCTGTATTTATTGAGTCAAACTTGAAATCTCAAGGAAGCAATTTTGGCTCAAATGCTACCGTCTCCTCTGATTCTATTTTATCAGCTAGATGA